In Suricata suricatta isolate VVHF042 chromosome 14, meerkat_22Aug2017_6uvM2_HiC, whole genome shotgun sequence, one DNA window encodes the following:
- the VAPA gene encoding vesicle-associated membrane protein-associated protein A — MASASGAMAKHEQILVLDPPTDLKFKGPFTDVVTTNLKLRNPSDRKVCFKVKTTAPRRYCVRPNSGIIDPGLTVTVSVMLQPFDYDPNEKSKHKFMVQTIFAPPNTSDMEAVWKEAKPDELMDSKLRCVFEMPNENDKLNDLEPSKNSQLNVSKPDGPMPKPHSVSLNDTETRKLMEECKRLQGEMMKLSEENRHLRDEGLRLRKVAHSDKPGSTSAASFRDNVASPLPSLLVVIAAIFIGFFLGKFIL, encoded by the exons ATGGCGTCCGCCTCCGGGGCCATGGCGAAGCACGAGCAGATCCTGGTCCTCGACCCGCCCACAGACCTCAAATTCAAAg GCCCCTTCACAGATGTAGTCACTACAAATCTTAAGTTGCGAAATCCATCCGATAGAAAAGTGTGTTTCAAAGTGAAGACTACAGCACCTCGTCGGTACTGTGTGAGGCCCAACAGTGGAATTATTGACCCAGGATTGACTGTGACTGTTTCAG taaTGCTACAGCCTTTTGACTATGATCCCAATGAGAAGAGTAAACACAAGTTTATGGTACAAACAATTTTTGCGCCACCAAATACTTCAGACATGGAAGCTGTG tgGAAAGAGGCAAAGCCTGATGAATTAATGGATTCTAAATTGAGATGTGTATTTGAAATgcccaatgaaaatgataaattg AATGATCTGGAACCCAGCAAAAACAGTCAGCTGAATGTCTCTAAACCTGATGGACCCATGCCAAAACCGCATAGTGTTTCACTCAATGATACTGAAACAAGGAAACTCATGGAAGAATGTAAAAGACTTCAGGGAGAAATGATGAAGCTATCAGAAGAAAATCGACACCTGAGA gatGAAGGCTTAAGGCTCAGAAAGGTAGCACATTCGGATAAACCTGGATCCACCTCAGCTGCATCCTTCAGAGATAATGTCGCCagtcctcttccttcccttcttgtcGTAATTGCAGCCATTTTCATCGGGTTCTTTCTAGGGAAGTTCATCTTGTAG